ATGTTTATCACTTAATCCAACAAGCGCTAAAAGTGCGGTTGTTTTCTCTTGAATTTCTGCTTTTGATTTATTTTCTAATTCAAGTGGTAACGCTACGTTTTCAAAAACGGTTCGAGAGGTCAATAAATTAAAATGTTGGAAAATCATGCCGATTTGGCGGCGTGTTTTCACTAATTCAGCGTCAGAAAGTTGAGTTAAATCTACGCCATCGATGATTACGGCACCGTGAGTTGGTCTTTCTAATAAGTTTACACAACGGATCAGCGTACTTTTGCCCGCACCAGAGGCACCAATGACCCCACAAATCTGTCCTTTAGGCACATGTAATGAAACATTATCAAGTGCAGTCAGTTTTTTATCTGGAAGTGTAAAAATCTTCGTAATATTATTTAGCTTAATCATATAAGCCCTTGTCGTCAGTTAATATCTAAGTTTAATCTGTATTCTAGACGTCTAGATTGCTATGTCAATATGTTAACGGATCTTTTTTAGATTGATTGGTTATGACTTATTATTGCTAATGTAGAAGATAAAGGAGATAATTTGCCTTAAGAAGAAGGTAAATAAGAAAATATATGAAGAAAGCTATTTTTTTAGATCGAGATGGTACCTTAAATATCGACCATGGTTATGTTTATAAAATTGAAGATTTCCAATTTATTGAAGGCAGTATTGATGCACTAAAAGCGCTAAAAGAACTGGGATACCTTTTAGTTTTAGTGACGAATCAATCAGGTATTGCTCGTGGATATTTTTCAGAAGAACAATTTTTGCAGCTTACAGAATGGATGGACTGGTCATTGGCTGATCGTGGTATTGATTTAGATGGTATCTACTATTGTCCTCATCACCCGGAAGGGAAAGGCGAATATAAAGAAGACTGTGCATGTAGAAAACCAAAATCAGGCATGTTATTAGAGGCGATTAAAGCACTAAAAATCGATCCTGCGCAATCTATTATGGTTGGCGATAAGATTGAAGATCTTAAAGCGGGTATTGACGCAAACGTGAGAACAAATATTTTAGTACGAACAGGTAAACCTATTACAGAAGAAGGAGAGAATCTCGCTGATTATGTTTTGGATTCTATTGCAGATTTACCAAGAATAGCAAAGCGATTAATTAAATAACAAAAATAATCTATTTTTTGAGCGAATAGACGAAAAGATATTCAATTAAGAAAAAAATCACATTTTTTACAAAAAAGCACTTGCAAAGAATTCTGAAATATCTATAATACACCGCACACAACGACGCGCTGTTGTGAAACGTAAGAAAATCCAGTGCGTCGTTATTTTTTGCTCTTTAACAATATATCAGACAATCTGTGTGGGCACTTGTTGATTGACTTGTTTTAAAAATATTTTTTAATTTTGAAGTCTTAATAGGTGCTAACTAGAAATTCATAATACTTTTTTAAGTAGTGACATTTTATGTCAGCAGTATTGAGCGATTGAACTTGAATTGAAGAGTTTGATCATGGCTCAGATTGAACGCTGGCGGCAGGCTTAACACATGCAAGTCGAACGGTAACATAAAGAAGCTTGCTTCTTTGATGACGAGTGGCGGACGGGTGAGTAATGCTTGGGAATCTGGCTTATGGAGGGGGATAACTACGGGAAACTGTAGCTAATACCGCGTAATATCGAAAGATTAAAGTGTGGGACCTTCGGGCCACATGCCATAGGATGAGCCCAAGTGGGATTAGGTAGTTGGTGAGGTAAAGGCTCACCAAGCCGACGATCTCTAGCTGGTCTGAGAGGATGACCAGCCACACTGGGACTGAGACACGGCCCAGACTCCTACGGGAGGCAGCAGTGGGGAATATTGCGCAATGGGGGCAACCCTGACGCAGCCATGCCGCGTGAATGAAGAAGGCCTTCGGGTTGTAAAGTTCTTTCGGTAGCGAGGAAGGTGGTTAGTTTAATAGGCTAGCCAATTGACGTTAACTACAGAAGAAGCACCGGCTAACTCCGTGCCAGCAGCCGCGGTAATACGGAGGGTGCGAGCGTTAATCGGAATAACTGGGCGTAAAGGGCACGCAG
This is a stretch of genomic DNA from Haemophilus parainfluenzae. It encodes these proteins:
- the gmhB gene encoding D-glycero-beta-D-manno-heptose 1,7-bisphosphate 7-phosphatase — translated: MKKAIFLDRDGTLNIDHGYVYKIEDFQFIEGSIDALKALKELGYLLVLVTNQSGIARGYFSEEQFLQLTEWMDWSLADRGIDLDGIYYCPHHPEGKGEYKEDCACRKPKSGMLLEAIKALKIDPAQSIMVGDKIEDLKAGIDANVRTNILVRTGKPITEEGENLADYVLDSIADLPRIAKRLIK